A single region of the Panthera tigris isolate Pti1 chromosome B1, P.tigris_Pti1_mat1.1, whole genome shotgun sequence genome encodes:
- the ING2 gene encoding inhibitor of growth protein 2 isoform X1 — protein sequence MLGQQQQQLYSSAALLTGERSRLLTCYVQDYLECVESLPHDMQRNVSVLRELDNKYQETLKEIDDVYEKYKKEDDSNQKKRLQQHLQRALINSQELGDEKIQIVTQMLELVENRARQMELHSQCFQDPAEGERASERAKMDSSQPERSSRRPRRQRTSESRDLCHMTNGIEDCDDQPPKEKKSKSAKKKKRSKAKQEREASPVEFAIDPNEPTYCLCNQVSYGEMIGCDNEQCPIEWFHFSCVSLTYKPKGKWYCPKCRGDNEKTMDKSTEKAKKDRRSR from the exons ATGttagggcagcagcagcagcaactaTACTCGTCGGCCGCGCTCCTGACCGGGGAGCGGAGCCGGCTCCTCACCTGCTACGTGCAGGACTACCTCGAGTGTGTGGAGTCGCTGCCCCACGACATGCAGAGGAACGTGTCTGTGCTTCGGGAGCTGGACAACAAATATCAAG aaACGTTAAAGGAAATTGATGATGTCtatgaaaaatacaagaaagaagaTGATTCAAACCAGAAAAAACGCCTACAGCAGCATCTCCAGAGAGCATTAATCAATAGTCAGGAATTGGGAGATGAAAAAATTCAGATTGTCACGCAGATGCTCGAATTGGTGGAAAATCGGGCAAGGCAGATGGAGCTGCATTCACAGTGCTTTCAGGATCCTGCTGAAGGTGAGCGCGCCTCGGAGAGGGCAAAGATGGATTCCAGCCAACCAGAAAGATCTTCCAGGAGACCCCGCAGACAGAGAACCAGTGAAAGCCGTGATTTATGCCACATGACGAATGGGATTGAAGACTGTGATGATCAGCCacctaaagaaaagaaatccaagtcAGCCAAGAAAAAGAAGCGCTCCAAGGccaagcaggagagggaagcTTCGCCTGTTGAGTTTGCAATAGATCCCAATGAACCTACGTACTGTTTATGTAACCAAGTGTCTTATGGGGAAATGATCGGATGTGACAATGAACAGTGTCCAATTGAATGGTTtcacttttcatgtgtctcacTCACCTATAAACCAAAGGGGAAATGGTATTGCCCAAAGTGCAGGGGAGATAATGAGAAAACAATGGACAAAAGTACTGAGAAGGCAAAAAAGGATAGAAGATCGAGGTAG
- the ING2 gene encoding inhibitor of growth protein 2 isoform X2 gives MIGLISVRETLKEIDDVYEKYKKEDDSNQKKRLQQHLQRALINSQELGDEKIQIVTQMLELVENRARQMELHSQCFQDPAEGERASERAKMDSSQPERSSRRPRRQRTSESRDLCHMTNGIEDCDDQPPKEKKSKSAKKKKRSKAKQEREASPVEFAIDPNEPTYCLCNQVSYGEMIGCDNEQCPIEWFHFSCVSLTYKPKGKWYCPKCRGDNEKTMDKSTEKAKKDRRSR, from the exons ATGATAGGACTGATCTCTGTTAGGG aaACGTTAAAGGAAATTGATGATGTCtatgaaaaatacaagaaagaagaTGATTCAAACCAGAAAAAACGCCTACAGCAGCATCTCCAGAGAGCATTAATCAATAGTCAGGAATTGGGAGATGAAAAAATTCAGATTGTCACGCAGATGCTCGAATTGGTGGAAAATCGGGCAAGGCAGATGGAGCTGCATTCACAGTGCTTTCAGGATCCTGCTGAAGGTGAGCGCGCCTCGGAGAGGGCAAAGATGGATTCCAGCCAACCAGAAAGATCTTCCAGGAGACCCCGCAGACAGAGAACCAGTGAAAGCCGTGATTTATGCCACATGACGAATGGGATTGAAGACTGTGATGATCAGCCacctaaagaaaagaaatccaagtcAGCCAAGAAAAAGAAGCGCTCCAAGGccaagcaggagagggaagcTTCGCCTGTTGAGTTTGCAATAGATCCCAATGAACCTACGTACTGTTTATGTAACCAAGTGTCTTATGGGGAAATGATCGGATGTGACAATGAACAGTGTCCAATTGAATGGTTtcacttttcatgtgtctcacTCACCTATAAACCAAAGGGGAAATGGTATTGCCCAAAGTGCAGGGGAGATAATGAGAAAACAATGGACAAAAGTACTGAGAAGGCAAAAAAGGATAGAAGATCGAGGTAG